One Sparus aurata chromosome 5, fSpaAur1.1, whole genome shotgun sequence genomic window carries:
- the LOC115581383 gene encoding uncharacterized protein LOC115581383, whose amino-acid sequence MYTKYHVNQAARARIKVVQEELNRKGMTPQGSERKRRVCQKLWHEETTTVLRLSIYMGVLAILKEYVMVFQGSQTLVHNLHDRQLELFLAYLACFVKAEHITKLSPRALRELVLEDHMLLPSKEVYVGQEADTFRSQKPKHALLVPFLADVRKAYVTTAVYLQKLPLASPTLTALSALDPLLRGHSQATIQLKRLSGMLKHLLPADQDIQRELVQLMLT is encoded by the exons ATGTACACCAAGTACCACGTCAATCAGGCTGCAAGAGCCAGAATCAAGGTGGTTCAGGAGGAACTCAACAGGAAAG GCATGACTCCACAAGgcagtgagagaaaaaggagggTATGTCAGAAGTTGTGGCATGAGGAGACGACAACAGTCCTACGGCTCAGCATCTACATGGGTGTGCTTGCTATTCTCAAGGAGTATGTCATGGTTTTCCAG GGTAGCCAGACATTAGTCCACAATCTTCATGATCGGCAGCTTGAGCTGTTCCTGGCCTACTTGGCTTGCTTTGTGAAGGCCGAGCATATTACTAAG CTGTCTCCCAGGGCTCTAAGGGAGTTGGTCCTGGAGGATCATATGCTGCTGCCCTCCAAGGAAGTATATGTGGGACAAGAGGCTGACACGTTCAGGAGCCAGAAGCCTAAACATGCT TTGTTGGTGCCATTCCTAGCAGACGTCAGGAAAGCCTACGTCACCACTGCAGTGTACCTCCAGAAGCTCCCCTTGGCCAGTCCGACTCTGACAGCCCTGTCTGCTCTGGACCCTCTTCTGAGAGGCCACTCACAGGCAACCATCCAGTTGAAGAg GCTGAGTGGTATGCTGAAGCACCTTTTGCCAGCAGACCAGGACATCCAGAGAGAACTTGTGCAGTTAATGTTGACCTGA